Within Corynebacterium timonense, the genomic segment CGCCTCCAGCCTCGTCTACGGCTGGCTGACGTACCTGATCATCCGCGGTATCTTCAACCGGTCGATGAAACAGATCCTGCTCGGTGTCATCCTCGGCTTCTTTTACTCGGGCCTGATCTGGGGCGTGCTGCCGATCAACCCCGGGGTGAGTTGGCAGGGCCACCTCTTCGGCGCGATCGGCGGCCTCGTCGCGGGCATGGTGATCACCTCCGACGACCCGCCCGAGCTGGCGGCGCGCCGCGAGCAGCGCAAGCTGCAAGGGCGCAGGCCCTAGACCGCGCCCGACGGGTCGCGGCGGGGGAGTAGCATCAGGGCCGTGCGTATACCGAGCCTCGACCCCCGCGACAGTGATAGTGAGACCACTCAGCCCGGCGCGGGCGACCCCCGCCCGATTGGCATGTTCGACTCCGGCGTGGGCGGGCTGACGGTCGCCCGCGCGGTGATGGAGCAGCTCGGCAACGAATCCATCATCTACATCGGCGACACCGCCAACGGCCCCTACGGCCCGCAGCCCATCGCCGAGGTGCGTCGGCACGCCACGCGGATCGCCGACGACCTTGTCGAACGCGGCTGCAAGATGCTCGTCATCGCGTGCAACACCGCCTCGGCGGCGTTCCTGCACGACGCGCGCGAGCGCTACAGCATCCCCGTGGTCGAGGTGATCAAGCCGGCGGTGCGCCGCGCCATCGCGACCACCCGCAACAACCGCGTCGGGGTGATCGGCACGACAGGCACCATCACCTCCGGCGCCTACCAGGACCTGTTTAACCTTGCGCCGGGTGTCGAGGTGACGGCGGCGGCGTGCCCGGCGTTCGTGGAGTTCGTCGAGCGCGGCGTGACGTCCGGGCGCCAGATCCTCGGGGTGGCGCAGGGCTACCTCGAGCCGCTGCAGGCCGCGGGCGTGGACACCCTCGTGCTCGGGTGCACCCACTACCCGCTGCTGTCGGGCGTGCTGCAGCTGGCCATCGGCGACCACGTCACGCTCGTCTCCTCGGCGGAGGAGACCGCGAAGGACGTGCTCCGCGTGCTCACGGAGAACGACATGCTCGCTCCCGCAGGCGCAGCGCCCGCCCACGTTGTCGAATCGACGGGCAACCCGGACGCGTTCAACGCCCTTGCCGCGCGCTTCCTCGGCCCCCAAGTGACGGCCGTGGGCAGCGCGTCCGCGGGTTAGCGCCCAGGCGAGTTGGTTAGATTTCAGGCGTGTTTCATGGCACAGTTGACCCATGAGGTTGACCATTCTCGGGTGTTCCGGGAGCCTGGGCGCGCCGGGCAATCCCGGGTCTTCCTACCTGATTTCGTCCCCTGAGCGCCCCGACGCGCCCGGTGTTGTGATGGACTTCGGCCCCGGGGCGCTTGCCGCGCTGCAGTCGGTGCACGACCCGGCGAACGCGCACGTCATCTTCTCCCACCTGCACGCCGACCACTGCTCGGACCTGCCCTCGCTTTTGGTGTGGCGCCGCTTCCACCCGACGGCGCCGTCGCCGAGGCGCCACGTTTTGGCTGGCCCCTCCTACGCGGCCGAGCACTTCGGGCGCATGAGCGCGGACGGACCGGCGGATATCGACGACATCTCCGACACCTTCGATGTCCGCCCCTGGCAGTCGTGGAGCCCGCTCGAACTCGAAGGCCTCGAGATCACGCCGATCCCGGTGCTCCACCCCGCGGCCGAGTCGCACGCGCTGCGCGTCGTGTGCTCGCACACGGGCAGGGTGCTCGCGTTTTCCGGGGATTCGGGCATGACGCCCTCGCTTCT encodes:
- a CDS encoding MBL fold metallo-hydrolase, with the protein product MRLTILGCSGSLGAPGNPGSSYLISSPERPDAPGVVMDFGPGALAALQSVHDPANAHVIFSHLHADHCSDLPSLLVWRRFHPTAPSPRRHVLAGPSYAAEHFGRMSADGPADIDDISDTFDVRPWQSWSPLELEGLEITPIPVLHPAAESHALRVVCSHTGRVLAFSGDSGMTPSLLDVARDADLFLCEAAWGPSSEGKAPGMHLSGQEAGWLAREAGVDTLVLVHIQPWTDPEETAAAARREFDGPVVVGRPGDVFDL
- the murI gene encoding glutamate racemase; the protein is MFDSGVGGLTVARAVMEQLGNESIIYIGDTANGPYGPQPIAEVRRHATRIADDLVERGCKMLVIACNTASAAFLHDARERYSIPVVEVIKPAVRRAIATTRNNRVGVIGTTGTITSGAYQDLFNLAPGVEVTAAACPAFVEFVERGVTSGRQILGVAQGYLEPLQAAGVDTLVLGCTHYPLLSGVLQLAIGDHVTLVSSAEETAKDVLRVLTENDMLAPAGAAPAHVVESTGNPDAFNALAARFLGPQVTAVGSASAG